A single window of Streptomyces sp. NBC_00464 DNA harbors:
- the acnA gene encoding aconitate hydratase AcnA codes for MSANSFDARSTLRVGDESYEIFKLDKVEGSARLPYSLKVLLENLLRTEDGANITADHIRALGGWDSQAQPSQEIQFTPARVIMQDFTGVPCVVDLATMREAVKELGGDATKINPLAPAELVIDHSVIADKFGTNDAFAQNVELEYGRNKERYQFLRWGQTAFDEFKVVPPGTGIVHQVNIEHLARTVMVRGGQAYPDTLVGTDSHTTMVNGLGVLGWGVGGIEAEAAMLGQPVSMLIPRVVGFKLTGELPAGTTATDLVLTITEMLRKHGVVGKFVEFYGEGVAATSLANRATIGNMSPEFGSTAAIFPIDDETLKYLRLTGRDAQQVALVEAYAKEQGLWLDPAAEPDFSEKLELDLSTVVPSIAGPKRPQDRIVLANAKAQFAQDVRNYVSDDEEAGKESFPASDSPATHNGVPSNPVTVTAPDGTTYELDHGAVTVAAITSCTNTSNPYVMVAAALVAKKAVEKGLTRKPWVKTTLAPGSKVVTDYFDKAGLTPYLDKVGFNLVGYGCTTCIGNSGPLPEEVSKAVNDHDLAVTSVLSGNRNFEGRINPDVKMNYLASPPLVVAYAIAGSMKVDITKDALGVDQDGKPVFLADIWPSEAEVNDVVANSIGEDMFNKSYQDVFAGDAQWQALPIPTGNTFEWDAESTYVRKPPYFEGMTMETTPVSDITGARVLAKLGDSVTTDHISPAGAIKADTPAGKYLTEHGIERRDFNSYGSRRGNHEVMIRGTFANIRLRNQIAPGTEGGFTRDFTQAEAPVSFIYDASQNYQAAGTPLVILAGKEYGSGSSRDWAAKGTALLGVKAVIAESYERIHRSNLIGMGVLPLQFPEGHTAETLGLAGEETFSFTGVTQLNDGTTPRTVKVTTDTGVEFDGVVRIDTPGEADYYRNGGILQYVLRSLIRK; via the coding sequence GTGTCGGCGAACAGCTTCGACGCCCGCAGCACGCTGCGCGTGGGCGACGAGTCGTACGAGATCTTCAAGCTGGACAAGGTCGAGGGCTCCGCGCGCCTCCCTTACAGCCTGAAGGTGCTGCTGGAGAACCTGCTCCGCACGGAGGACGGCGCGAACATCACCGCCGACCACATCCGGGCGCTCGGCGGCTGGGACTCCCAGGCTCAGCCCAGCCAGGAGATCCAGTTCACGCCGGCCCGCGTGATCATGCAGGACTTCACCGGTGTGCCCTGTGTCGTGGACCTCGCCACCATGCGTGAGGCCGTCAAGGAGCTCGGCGGCGACGCCACGAAGATCAACCCGCTGGCCCCGGCCGAGCTGGTCATCGACCACTCCGTCATCGCCGACAAGTTCGGCACCAACGACGCGTTCGCGCAGAACGTCGAGCTGGAGTACGGCCGCAACAAGGAGCGCTACCAGTTCCTGCGCTGGGGCCAGACCGCCTTCGACGAGTTCAAGGTCGTCCCCCCGGGCACCGGCATCGTCCACCAGGTCAACATCGAGCACCTGGCGCGTACGGTCATGGTCCGCGGTGGCCAGGCGTACCCCGACACCCTCGTCGGCACCGACTCGCACACCACCATGGTCAACGGCCTCGGTGTGCTGGGCTGGGGCGTCGGCGGCATCGAGGCCGAGGCCGCGATGCTCGGCCAGCCGGTCTCCATGCTCATCCCGCGCGTCGTCGGCTTCAAGCTGACCGGCGAGCTCCCGGCCGGCACCACCGCCACCGACCTCGTGCTGACCATCACCGAGATGCTCCGCAAGCACGGCGTCGTCGGCAAGTTCGTCGAGTTCTACGGTGAGGGCGTCGCCGCCACCTCCCTCGCGAACCGCGCCACCATCGGCAACATGTCGCCGGAGTTCGGCTCCACCGCCGCGATCTTCCCGATCGACGACGAGACGCTGAAGTACCTGCGTCTGACCGGCCGCGACGCCCAGCAGGTCGCGCTCGTCGAGGCGTACGCCAAGGAGCAGGGCCTCTGGCTCGACCCGGCCGCCGAGCCCGACTTCTCCGAGAAGCTGGAGCTCGACCTCTCCACGGTCGTCCCCTCCATCGCCGGCCCGAAGCGCCCGCAGGACCGCATCGTCCTCGCGAACGCCAAGGCGCAGTTCGCCCAGGACGTGCGCAACTACGTCTCGGACGACGAGGAGGCGGGCAAGGAGTCCTTCCCGGCCTCCGACTCGCCGGCCACCCACAACGGCGTCCCGTCGAACCCGGTCACCGTGACCGCCCCCGACGGCACCACGTACGAGCTGGACCACGGCGCCGTCACCGTCGCCGCGATCACCTCCTGCACCAACACCTCGAACCCGTACGTCATGGTCGCCGCGGCGCTCGTGGCGAAGAAGGCCGTCGAGAAGGGCCTGACCCGCAAGCCGTGGGTCAAGACCACCCTCGCCCCGGGCTCGAAGGTCGTCACCGACTACTTCGACAAGGCGGGCCTGACCCCGTACCTCGACAAGGTCGGCTTCAACCTCGTCGGCTACGGCTGCACCACCTGCATCGGCAACTCCGGCCCGCTGCCGGAAGAGGTCTCCAAGGCGGTCAACGACCACGACCTGGCCGTCACCTCGGTGCTCTCCGGCAACCGTAACTTCGAGGGCCGGATCAACCCCGACGTCAAGATGAACTACCTGGCGTCCCCGCCGCTGGTCGTCGCGTACGCCATCGCCGGTTCGATGAAGGTCGACATCACCAAGGACGCCCTCGGCGTCGACCAGGACGGCAAGCCCGTCTTCCTCGCCGACATCTGGCCTTCCGAGGCCGAGGTGAACGACGTCGTCGCCAACTCCATCGGCGAGGACATGTTCAACAAGTCCTACCAGGACGTCTTCGCGGGCGACGCCCAGTGGCAGGCGCTCCCGATCCCCACCGGCAACACCTTCGAGTGGGACGCCGAGTCCACCTACGTCCGTAAGCCCCCTTACTTCGAGGGCATGACGATGGAGACCACCCCGGTCTCCGACATCACGGGCGCCCGCGTCCTCGCGAAGCTGGGCGACTCGGTCACCACCGACCACATCTCCCCGGCCGGTGCGATCAAGGCCGACACCCCGGCCGGCAAGTACCTCACGGAGCACGGCATCGAGCGTCGTGACTTCAACTCCTACGGCTCGCGCCGTGGTAACCACGAGGTCATGATCCGCGGCACGTTCGCCAACATCCGCCTGCGCAACCAGATCGCGCCGGGCACCGAGGGCGGCTTCACCCGCGACTTCACCCAGGCCGAAGCCCCGGTGTCGTTCATCTACGACGCCTCGCAGAACTACCAGGCCGCCGGCACCCCGCTCGTCATCCTGGCGGGCAAGGAGTACGGCTCCGGCTCGTCCCGCGACTGGGCGGCCAAGGGCACCGCGCTCCTGGGCGTCAAGGCCGTCATCGCCGAGTCCTACGAGCGCATCCACCGCTCGAACCTCATCGGCATGGGCGTCCTCCCGCTCCAGTTCCCCGAGGGCCACACCGCCGAGACCCTGGGCCTCGCCGGCGAGGAGACCTTCTCCTTCACCGGCGTGACCCAGCTGAACGACGGCACCACCCCGCGCACCGTCAAGGTCACCACCGACACCGGTGTGGAGTTCGACGGCGTCGTCCGCATCGACACCCCCGGTGAGGCGGACTACTACCGCAACGGCGGCATCCTGCAGTACGTGCTCCGCAGCCTGATCCGCAAGTAG
- a CDS encoding helix-turn-helix domain-containing protein → MTLRIDISGLPSGRLRFAASPLAELTAMLHVLAEPAHHPQLAGWAGDVWAGLRPELAERLREAEFLWRSSRADFLVPARPRPTLAEELDDVDRIDDETYVTAALVTTCGSNRVHFGAPSPLVDATARERALDLAQARGALQEAFAERLLADPAAVRARVRHTLEQCADAFFDAAWTGVAAQLATDLRLKNDLLKRRGTGAALASVSGAVTLAPDGNCIIVDKLQDNATTAHGTGVTFVPSVFGRPHLLVVHAPGWQPVVQYPVAEASPAEPVSLETVTLRLEALAHPVRLRLLRTLARGPHTTGELAHAWELSPPEVSRHLAVLRRAGLLTARRQGRYVRYTVNLPDLTALGTDLLAAVLR, encoded by the coding sequence ATGACGCTGAGGATCGACATCAGCGGCCTGCCGTCCGGGCGACTGCGGTTCGCCGCCTCCCCGCTGGCCGAGCTGACCGCGATGCTGCACGTGCTGGCCGAACCCGCGCACCACCCGCAGCTCGCCGGCTGGGCCGGGGACGTCTGGGCCGGCCTGCGGCCGGAGCTGGCCGAGCGGCTCAGGGAGGCGGAGTTCCTCTGGCGTTCCTCACGAGCCGACTTCCTGGTCCCCGCCCGTCCCCGGCCGACCCTCGCCGAGGAGTTGGACGACGTGGACCGGATCGACGACGAAACCTATGTGACCGCCGCGCTCGTCACCACGTGCGGCAGCAACCGGGTCCACTTCGGCGCGCCGTCGCCGCTCGTCGACGCGACGGCACGCGAGCGGGCGCTGGACCTGGCCCAGGCCCGCGGCGCGCTCCAGGAGGCCTTCGCGGAACGGCTGCTCGCCGACCCGGCCGCCGTGCGGGCACGGGTACGTCACACCCTCGAACAGTGCGCCGACGCCTTCTTCGACGCCGCCTGGACGGGCGTCGCCGCGCAACTCGCCACCGACCTGCGCCTGAAGAACGACCTGCTGAAGCGGCGGGGCACCGGGGCGGCGCTCGCGTCGGTCTCCGGCGCCGTCACCCTGGCGCCGGACGGCAACTGCATCATCGTGGACAAACTGCAGGACAACGCGACCACCGCCCACGGCACCGGGGTCACCTTCGTCCCCAGCGTCTTCGGCCGCCCGCACCTGCTGGTGGTCCACGCGCCCGGATGGCAGCCGGTGGTGCAGTATCCCGTGGCCGAGGCGAGTCCGGCGGAGCCGGTATCGCTGGAAACGGTCACGCTACGGCTGGAGGCACTCGCGCATCCGGTACGGCTGCGGCTGCTGCGTACCCTGGCCCGCGGCCCGCACACCACCGGTGAGCTGGCCCACGCCTGGGAACTCTCACCCCCGGAGGTCTCCCGCCACCTCGCTGTCCTGCGCCGCGCGGGCCTGCTCACGGCCCGTCGGCAGGGCCGCTACGTCCGCTACACCGTCAACCTGCCCGATCTGACGGCGCTGGGGACCGACCTGCTGGCGGCCGTACTGCGCTGA
- a CDS encoding MFS transporter, which yields MATTTKLQPRALVRASGGPRYAVALAVDALGTGMLRPFLLLYGLTVLRLSAPATGIAMTVGVVVGLVCMPAVGRWLDRGARSTVVAASMLVRVLGVALLLATPAGHVWLFAAAALFLGIGNQAWPAAHAALVATVAHGRDRDTALAAGRALRNAGLGAGALLATACLTGGATALQALAAVTGLAYLAAAALAWSVHVHARPAATPAKDGDEGPAPRMRALLAANVVYVFCLNVPEIALPLVLVTQMHASPVWSAAIFVANTVLVVTLQVPVTVLMSRFSRRAVLALAGVVLAASYLGFLAATSLGHGWGAPAVVTVSVVCTIGEIIYAGSATALVTALAPTHLLGRALARFQLSTGFGLAVSPAVITALASHGPAALWGSLAGATLLSASAAATEKDRGTRRGAGPAASAARFQGTETVVKPR from the coding sequence ATGGCAACCACCACCAAGCTCCAGCCGCGCGCCCTCGTCCGCGCCTCCGGAGGCCCCCGCTATGCCGTCGCCCTGGCGGTGGACGCACTCGGAACCGGCATGCTGCGGCCCTTTCTGCTCCTCTACGGGCTCACGGTACTGAGGCTGTCCGCGCCTGCCACCGGCATCGCCATGACGGTCGGCGTCGTCGTCGGCCTGGTGTGCATGCCCGCTGTCGGCCGCTGGCTGGACCGGGGCGCACGCAGCACGGTCGTGGCAGCGTCGATGCTGGTACGGGTGCTGGGCGTGGCGCTGCTGCTGGCCACCCCGGCGGGACACGTCTGGCTGTTCGCCGCGGCGGCACTCTTCCTCGGTATCGGCAACCAGGCATGGCCGGCCGCCCACGCGGCTCTCGTGGCCACGGTCGCCCACGGCCGGGACCGCGACACCGCTCTCGCGGCAGGCCGCGCCCTGCGCAACGCCGGCCTGGGCGCGGGCGCGCTCCTTGCCACCGCATGCCTGACGGGCGGCGCCACCGCATTGCAGGCACTGGCAGCCGTCACCGGGCTCGCCTATCTCGCCGCGGCGGCCCTGGCGTGGTCGGTCCACGTCCACGCCCGTCCGGCCGCCACCCCGGCCAAGGACGGGGACGAGGGGCCCGCGCCCCGCATGCGCGCGCTGCTGGCCGCCAACGTGGTCTACGTCTTCTGCCTCAACGTCCCCGAGATCGCGCTCCCTCTGGTCCTCGTGACGCAGATGCACGCATCCCCGGTGTGGTCGGCAGCCATCTTCGTGGCCAACACGGTGCTGGTGGTCACCCTGCAGGTTCCCGTCACCGTCCTGATGTCCCGCTTCTCCCGGCGGGCCGTGCTGGCCCTTGCCGGCGTGGTACTCGCCGCGTCCTACCTCGGCTTCCTCGCGGCCACCTCACTGGGACACGGCTGGGGCGCCCCGGCCGTCGTCACCGTGTCCGTGGTCTGCACGATCGGCGAGATCATCTACGCCGGCAGCGCCACCGCGCTCGTCACCGCCCTCGCCCCCACCCATCTCCTGGGACGCGCCCTCGCCCGCTTCCAGCTCTCCACGGGCTTCGGCCTCGCCGTCTCACCGGCGGTCATCACCGCTCTCGCCTCCCACGGACCGGCCGCACTCTGGGGCAGCCTCGCCGGTGCGACGCTTCTGTCCGCCTCCGCCGCTGCCACCGAGAAGGATCGAGGAACGCGGCGCGGAGCGGGCCCTGCCGCCTCCGCCGCCCGGTTTCAAGGCACTGAAACCGTCGTGAAACCGCGATGA
- a CDS encoding ATP-binding cassette domain-containing protein: MTTTTSHSPAISAKGLRKAYGDKTVLDGIDLLVPTGTVFALLGPNGAGKTTAVKILSTLITADAGELHVGGHDLATDPQAVRAAIGVTGQFSAVDGLITGEENMLLMADLHHLPKSEGRRVAAELLDRFDLADAAKKPAATYSGGMKRRLDIAMTLVGNPRIIFLDEPTTGLDPRSRHNMWAIIRRLVSDGVTVFLTTQYLEEADELADRIAVLNDGRLAAEGSAEELKRLIPGGHVRLRFTDPETYRAAAAALREATPDDEALSLQIPSDGTQRELRAILDWLDTAGIEADELTVHTPDLDDVFFALTSATLPSQTDQSKETVR; the protein is encoded by the coding sequence ATGACGACAACCACTTCGCACTCTCCCGCCATCTCGGCCAAGGGACTACGCAAGGCCTACGGGGACAAGACGGTCCTCGACGGCATCGACCTCCTGGTCCCGACCGGCACGGTCTTCGCGCTGCTCGGCCCGAACGGCGCCGGCAAGACCACCGCCGTGAAGATCCTCTCCACCCTCATCACCGCCGACGCCGGCGAACTGCACGTCGGCGGCCACGACCTGGCCACCGACCCGCAGGCCGTACGCGCCGCGATCGGCGTCACCGGGCAGTTCTCCGCCGTCGACGGGCTGATCACCGGCGAGGAGAACATGCTCCTCATGGCGGATCTGCACCACCTGCCCAAGAGCGAAGGGCGGCGGGTCGCCGCCGAACTCCTTGACCGCTTCGACCTCGCGGACGCCGCGAAGAAGCCCGCCGCCACCTACTCCGGCGGCATGAAGCGCCGTCTCGACATCGCCATGACCCTGGTCGGCAATCCGCGGATCATCTTCCTCGACGAGCCGACCACCGGACTCGACCCCCGCTCGCGGCACAACATGTGGGCCATCATCCGCCGGCTCGTCTCGGACGGGGTCACCGTCTTCCTCACCACCCAGTACCTGGAGGAGGCCGACGAACTCGCCGACCGCATCGCGGTGCTGAACGACGGCAGGCTCGCCGCCGAGGGAAGCGCCGAGGAGCTGAAGCGGCTCATCCCCGGCGGGCATGTGCGGCTGCGGTTCACCGACCCGGAGACGTACCGGGCAGCCGCCGCCGCCCTGCGCGAGGCGACCCCGGACGACGAGGCCCTGTCGCTGCAGATCCCCAGCGACGGCACCCAGCGCGAGCTGCGCGCCATTCTCGACTGGCTGGACACCGCCGGCATCGAGGCCGACGAACTGACCGTGCACACCCCCGACCTCGACGACGTGTTCTTCGCCCTGACCAGCGCCACCCTGCCGAGCCAGACCGACCAGTCCAAGGAGACAGTCCGATGA